A single Xenopus laevis strain J_2021 chromosome 3S, Xenopus_laevis_v10.1, whole genome shotgun sequence DNA region contains:
- the ergic2.S gene encoding ERGIC and golgi 2 S homeolog isoform X1, producing the protein MRRLNRKKTLSLVKELDAFPKVPESYVETSASRGTVSLMAFSIMGILTIMEFLVYRDTRMKYEYEVDKDFTSKIRLNIDITVAMKCQYVGADVLDLAETMVTSAQGLAYQPVIFDLSPQQRQWQRMLQQIQGRLQEEHSLQDLLFKSAMRTSVLSLPPREDSPMEQPNACRIHGHLDINKVAGNFHITVGKAIPHPRGHAHLAALVSHDSYNFSHRIDHFSFGEPLPAIINPLDGTEKIAEDSNQMYQYFITIVPTKLNTNKVYCDTHQFSVTERERVINHATGSHGVSGIFMKYDISSLMVTVTEDHMPLWKFLVRLCGIIGGIFTTTGMIHGLAEFFVDLVCCRFKLGMYRPHEAGQVDRIHSNHCTETLAPDPL; encoded by the exons ATGAGGCGCCTGAATCGCAAGAAGACGCTGAGCCTGGTGAAGGAGCTGGATGCTTTCCCCAAGGTGCCCGAGAGCTACGTTGAGACCTCAGCAAGCAGGGGGACCG TCTCACTTATGGCCTTCTCCATTATGGGCATCCTCACTATTATGGAATTCCTGGTGTATCGGGACACGAGGATGAAATACGAGTATGAGGTGGACAAAGATTTCACCAG TAAAATCCGGCTGAACATAGACATCACAGTAGCAATGAAGTGTCAGT ATGTTGGCGCTGATGTGTTAGATTTGGCTGAGACAATGGTCACCTCTGCACAAGGGTTGGCCTATCAGCCG GTGATATTTGACCTCTCCCCCCAGCAAAGACAATGGCAAAG GATGCTGCAACAAATCCAGGGCCGCCTACAGGAGGAGCATTCTCTTCAAGATCTTTTATTTAAGAGCGCAATGAGGACTTCTGTCCTGTCACTGCCCCCCAG GGAGGATTCTCCTATGGAGCAACCCAATGCTTGCAGGATCCATGGACACCTTGATATCAATAAAGTGGCTGGAAACTTCCACATCACTGTGGGCAA AGCTATACCTCACCCAAGGGGTCATGCACATCTGGCAGCTCTGGTGAGCCACGACA GTTATAATTTTTCTCATCGTATCGATCACTTTTCCTTTGGGGAACCTCTGCCTGCAATCATCAACCCTTTGGATGGAACGGAAAAAATAGCCGAGgaca GTAACCAGATGTATCAGTATTTTATCACCATTGTACCTACAAAGTTAAACACAAACAAAGTTTACTGCGACACCCATCAGTTCTCCGTGACAGAGCGG GAGCGGGTGATAAATCACGCCACTGGTAGTCACGGGGTGTCGGGCATTTTCATGAAGTATGACATCAGCTCCCTGATGGTGACAGTGACGGAGGATCATATGCCTCTCTGGAAGTTTTTGGTCCGTCTTTGCGGCATCATTGGAGGGATATTCACTACGACCG GGATGATCCATGGGCTCGCAGAGTTTTTTGTAGATCTCGTTTGCTGCAGGTTCAAGTTGGGCATGTACAGACCTCACGAG gcagGCCAAGTGGACAGAATTCATTCCAATCACTGCACAGAGACATTGGCCCCTGACCCGCTCTGA
- the ergic2.S gene encoding ERGIC and golgi 2 S homeolog isoform X2, with product MAFSIMGILTIMEFLVYRDTRMKYEYEVDKDFTSKIRLNIDITVAMKCQYVGADVLDLAETMVTSAQGLAYQPVIFDLSPQQRQWQRMLQQIQGRLQEEHSLQDLLFKSAMRTSVLSLPPREDSPMEQPNACRIHGHLDINKVAGNFHITVGKAIPHPRGHAHLAALVSHDSYNFSHRIDHFSFGEPLPAIINPLDGTEKIAEDSNQMYQYFITIVPTKLNTNKVYCDTHQFSVTERERVINHATGSHGVSGIFMKYDISSLMVTVTEDHMPLWKFLVRLCGIIGGIFTTTGMIHGLAEFFVDLVCCRFKLGMYRPHEAGQVDRIHSNHCTETLAPDPL from the exons ATGGCCTTCTCCATTATGGGCATCCTCACTATTATGGAATTCCTGGTGTATCGGGACACGAGGATGAAATACGAGTATGAGGTGGACAAAGATTTCACCAG TAAAATCCGGCTGAACATAGACATCACAGTAGCAATGAAGTGTCAGT ATGTTGGCGCTGATGTGTTAGATTTGGCTGAGACAATGGTCACCTCTGCACAAGGGTTGGCCTATCAGCCG GTGATATTTGACCTCTCCCCCCAGCAAAGACAATGGCAAAG GATGCTGCAACAAATCCAGGGCCGCCTACAGGAGGAGCATTCTCTTCAAGATCTTTTATTTAAGAGCGCAATGAGGACTTCTGTCCTGTCACTGCCCCCCAG GGAGGATTCTCCTATGGAGCAACCCAATGCTTGCAGGATCCATGGACACCTTGATATCAATAAAGTGGCTGGAAACTTCCACATCACTGTGGGCAA AGCTATACCTCACCCAAGGGGTCATGCACATCTGGCAGCTCTGGTGAGCCACGACA GTTATAATTTTTCTCATCGTATCGATCACTTTTCCTTTGGGGAACCTCTGCCTGCAATCATCAACCCTTTGGATGGAACGGAAAAAATAGCCGAGgaca GTAACCAGATGTATCAGTATTTTATCACCATTGTACCTACAAAGTTAAACACAAACAAAGTTTACTGCGACACCCATCAGTTCTCCGTGACAGAGCGG GAGCGGGTGATAAATCACGCCACTGGTAGTCACGGGGTGTCGGGCATTTTCATGAAGTATGACATCAGCTCCCTGATGGTGACAGTGACGGAGGATCATATGCCTCTCTGGAAGTTTTTGGTCCGTCTTTGCGGCATCATTGGAGGGATATTCACTACGACCG GGATGATCCATGGGCTCGCAGAGTTTTTTGTAGATCTCGTTTGCTGCAGGTTCAAGTTGGGCATGTACAGACCTCACGAG gcagGCCAAGTGGACAGAATTCATTCCAATCACTGCACAGAGACATTGGCCCCTGACCCGCTCTGA